The DNA sequence CTTCCGCCGGGGCTCCCAGGTCACAGTGCATGTGGACAATGTCCGACAAACGGCCACAGTGGAGTGTCTGCAGGGGAAGGTCAGTTCACCCACGCCCCCTTGTGGGTCATCTGTTGTGACTAGCCACTTCCCTTATTATGCTAACCAGGCCCCCTCTGTCTGCTacaggaggagctgcgcacCGGCGAGCATGCCGTGGTCCGTTTCCGTTTCATAAAGCACCCCGAGTACCTGCGACTTGGTGCCAAGCTGCTGTTCAGGGAGGGCGTAACCAAAGGCATTGGCCACATCACTCgtctgctgccccccctccctcagaaccagaaccaagaccagaacctgcaggagcatTAGAGAACTCTTTGACTCTGGATGTTGCTCGCCCACCTCTGTAATGCATCttattcatcatcatcctcctcctcccagcacaAACTGGTGTGTCCACTTCAATCTTCTATTTGAACTGGTTGTGGTCCTCACAGCAACAGGATTATCTCTGTGCCTGGATTTGAAGGTGGTTCCTCAAGCTTTTGGTTCTTCAGAAACATGCTGCAGAAGGTGCATGTACAGAACTGATTGATAGTTGAGAGGTTTCCCATTTCAACACCTGTTTAAACTGGTTGCTGTGAACTGACCATGTCAGCTCTATGgaccaggtcacatgacctgaacAGTTGCTCCAGATGTACACTCTGAGGAATCAGGCAGAACCTGCATGTCTGTGACAGAACTGAGAACCTTCTCTGTGATCTTTAGCTGCTTTCAGAAGCCAGAAGGTAACTTCTGTGGGTCCTGTTGAACATTTCAATTCACCTACTGCTGACTTTGCACCTTCTGTTCTGTGGATCTGGTTTTCTTTCTGTTGCTGAATCTACAGAATCAGAGAAAACTCAACATTTTTCAGTACATTTACCAGCTTGATGTTTTTGTCTCTAAATAAAGAAACGGAAGCTGTTCAGTTCATTTTAGTGACCTTAGCTCATGTTAAGAAGGTTCTCGGCCTTCTGGAATCAACTGAACCATCCATGCATGAGAGCAGTGGGGTCAGAGCCTGTTCCTGCTGGGTTCCTCTACTGGTGGCTCAAGTGTTCTAACCTGCAGGTGTGAGAATTACCTGCCTGCCTTCAAACCAGCTGTGTTCAGATGTTGGTGGAAGTTTAAAGAGGAGAAGGTCGGAAAGCCCATCAACACCAGCTAGCATAGCCCATAATAATCAAGAATCAGCTGATATGCAGCcattaaattgtgtgtgtgtctgttgggGGTTTactcatcatcttcattaacAGAAAAGACCAAAAATTCAGAAAAACAGATTTATCAAAGAAATAGCTGTGAAAAAGTGGTTAAATAACCAACTTTTATaaggaagaaaaaataaaatgaaacttcAGCAGATTTACATGAAATTAAATAAGATCatggaagaaaaatgtttttgttatttcaaaAGTATTCAAATCAAAAGTGTCACTGAAATAAATAACATAACATCCAGAaacaaaatcaacaaaatgTGTTTGACTGACACCAACGTTGTCCTTTGTGACCATTGACAGGACCAGAATCCTGACAGAAAATGTTTTCCTCCTTCTAAAGGAGTGATTTGCCCTCCTGGGCTCTTTAGCTGTCCGTCATGCCAGGCTTCGCTGACGTGGTTTGATCCGTAGGTACAGCTGAAAGACCATAGTTTAGAACATCATCAGGTTGCAGCAGGAACAATGTCCCATCATGGTAACACCAAGATAAAATACTAGACTCGCTAACAACATGCTAATGCACCCTGTGTTGGGCCAGGAATATGTCGGGGTGGACTGACAGCTCACCCCCAGCAGGTTACGGGGAATGTAACCTTCGTTGTCTCCGCACCGTGCCCACCACCACTCCTTCTCCACTTCATCCTCTCGACTCAGCACTGTCAGGCAGTCTCCCTCACTGAAGCCGAGCTCGTCATCATTCTGGGGCTCATAGTCCCACAAGGCGTACACCACGCCGTGGTTCACCACACCCATCTTCTCCTGAACACCTGCCAAAGACACAAAGGAACAGCTCACAAAGAAACTCAATCATCTTGAAAAATCTAACAGTTTGAAATGTCTTCGCAACCCTAAAACACAATAGGTGGTAAAATCACTGATGTCAGCAAACTTCAAACCTCCACAAAGACCATTCTGGAGTAcccagctccctccctcctgtgcCTTCTACTGTGTTCTGGTCTGGAATGTGCTCATGTTCCTGACAACAGTAGAAACTCATAGCACTACTCCAGAACTCACCCTTCTGTCGGGGTCTGTTTTTCTTACCGGAGAGGAACTGGGAACACTGGGCGTAGCCGTCCTCCATCTCTTCACATTTGTCCGCAGCTGTCTGCATGTCGCTGTAAGTGGTGGCGAACACTGCCGTCCCTGACTCTACCAGGAACTTACACAACTGGACATTGTTGCAGGAGGCAGCACAGTGCAGGGGGGTCCTACAATGGGCACCAGAGAAGTGTTAGATTGGTCTGGAACACAAAGTGCTAGCATGAATGCTAACAGCTGCACTACATTTACCAGCCATCACTGTCAGCAGCGTTGGCATTTACTCCAAACTGGACCAGGAACTTGACAATCTCGGTGTGTCCGGCACAGACGGCGTTATGCAGCGCGGTGATGCCCTCGTCATTCGCCGTGCTAGGATCTTCCACCTGCACCAAAGACCTCCGTTAATGAAGATCCAACCATTTTCATGGCTGGATCAGATGCAATTGAGacaattaattaattaagtaTTTATAACTGTCTGCAGAATCTCAGCACCGCCACCCTGGAATGATGGTCCATGTGGGGAGTTCTGGTTTGGACCAGCTTGTTTGACTGGGACCAGAACTGGACCCTCTCCGACCCCACCCACAACAAATCCCCCAGGATCAACTGACCATCATTATTGAACACTTTTTTCAAGTGTGAACTAGACTCCGCCCACACAAAGACCGACTCACATCATAGATCACTCTCTGGACGAGTTCGTACTCGCCCTCCAGAGATGCATCCAGCAGCAAGACCAGAGGGTTGAACTTGACCCGCATGCTGCGGTCCTGTGGATCCGAGCTGCTTTGCCAGAGGATGGACTTCTTCCCCTGAGACAGAACCCAGAACACCATCATCGTCTGAGAGGATGCCTCGCAGTTGCATAAAAAAACCAATCAATCTTTAACCAAAGGACTCACCAGGGGCACCTGCACCTGCTCTGTGACCTCTGGTGGGGGTAGGTGGATGACATCAGCTCCTTGCTTGCTCTGAGCACAGCAGGGGTATGTTGTGGGTGGATAGGGGTGGAACTCCTCTGTCAGGTGTTCCTGGTGGGCAGGAGAAGGCGgacctgcttcttcctctttatcctccagcaggggcagcagagCGCGACAGGTGGCAGGTTCAGTGACAGGACAGCGTGAGGGCAGAGGACGCAGGGTCACATTGTCATCTTGATTTTCATCTAATGGCTGACCATCACTAAATTTCTCATCCTCCACAAGCTGAGGATTGCCCCAGGTCTGCACAGGAACAGTTTCCATTGCAGCCAGGGTGGTTTTCTGATAGAGCAGCTTCTGAATATTGGGTCCAGCCGGGCCCTCGGGTTCTGTGATGGAGCTGCGTTTCTTTAAAGGCCGGGGAGCGTGATGTAGGCGGCGGCGCAGGGCCTCAAGGTCCACATCACTGGGGATTCTATGAGGGTTAGAAAGGAAGGGGAGGAGCTTGGTAGGGCTGAGAGGGCGAGGGGTGGAGCATTCGGCCGTTCCTCCACCAGTTTCTGGGGCACCCAAACAACTGCTGTCCAGCTCCATCCCATCATGTACACATGAGGAAGAATTCACATTTGAGCTGTCTACAGGCTGCTGCCCCCCGCTGACTGGGAAGACTGGTTTACCATACACTGTTAGggcacaaacaacaaaaattatAACTAAAAAATATTTTAGCTCACTGGTTTATCAAAGACTCCAGTTCTAACTGGTTTAGAACCAGTTACAGAAGAAGCACCTCTCGGCCAGCTGCAGGGCAGCGTGCCATGGCCGCTGAGCTGGAAGACTTTCTCcggcgccacctgctgggtgTACATGGAGTATATGGATGAAGTTGCCACAGTCTGAGGCTTCTGAAGTGTGGTCGGGGGAGGGTCAGACAGGTCAGAGGTGTAGGGCCGCACGGCAGCGGCTGGTGGGTTTTCCTGTTTGGCAGGCAGAGGCAGAGTGTAGCTGTTGCAAGACAGTCCCGGAGGCCGGCGCTGAGCCCCGGCTGGACGAACCTTCCCAGGGAACGTTCCAGTGCTGTAAGTGGGCATGAAAAAAGCCGCTGTCCTAAACAAGGAGAGTGGTTTGGGTTTCCCTGCAGGGACGGCCCTCTTTGTGGAGGCCTGACAGAGAAGGGTTTGAGTCACACAGCTGATCCAGCAGGTATCATCTCAACATCTGCATACCTGGTGGTCCATGAGCAGGTTCTCTGTCAGGTTCTTGGTCTGTGTCGGGACAGTCGGAGGTGAGCCTGCTCCAGTGAGGATGGCAAAGAAATTACCACCTGCAAGATGTTAATCCACATTTAAAACCTGTACTGAAAAATCTAAAAGTTCATCAGAGACAGAAAAGTCCAACAGACCGGAGCATTGGCGGCTGAGGCCTGACATGCGTGGCAGGGTGGAGGCTTGGGCAGAACCTTTACCAGACTCCACACACAAGCCCCCCCACTCCAACTGTATGCCTATTTTGGATGTAATGAACCCTGTGAAGAGCAAATGAATCAAATATGGAGGATGGAGCTtctctgtgtgtttcctgttcagCACAGAAAGACACAAAGACATTACGGTGTTCACCTGAGGCCGGTTTCACTGGTCTGGGAGGTGGCTTTAAAGAAGAGTCCTGCGTGGCTGAAGTGGGACTGCTGCTGTCTGGGCACTCCATATGGTCCAGTACGGGAGGTCCCTGAGCACAGGACGTGGGAATGGACTGAATGTACGGTCCCACTGCTGCCACCCTGGAGAGGGCGCTGTGCTGAGGAGCCCCTTCCACTGAGCCCACCTGGGGGAACATGTTCATATTTGATGAATGAAGAATGACGAACGTTTAATGAAGCCACCATCACTCACAAGCTGGTTTTCCTTCTGTTGCAGAGCAGCTTTCTTCTTCCAGAGTCGCTGTCGGAGCTCAGCTACCCGCTGGTCCATCGCTGCCACTTCCAGGTTCCTCTTgttcaggctgtttctctgctgctgcagatggttGCTGTGATCCTGGTTCCCTTTGGTTTTCAGCTGGAGGGACAGAGATGACGCTTGTTAGCGTAGCTGTTAGCAGGGTTTCTACAGTACAGTTACCATGTTGGAATTCTGACCTGCAGCTCTTTGTATAGACGCTTCAACTCAGCTGTGGAGGTGCTGTGATGATAGTAATGAGGAGGAAGCACCTCGAGCCTGTTGCTCTTCAGAGCTTCCAGCTGGtcactcagctcctccaccctggACACAGCCAGCAGGAGttctctctgcttctgctgAAAGAGCTCGCTCAGCTGCTCGATCTCCTCCACTGGGGACAGAAGAACAAGTGAATACATGACAAAGATCTCCATCTATACCGGACTTCCCAGAAGATTCAAAAGTCTAATCTTTCCTCAAGAGCTGAAACTTCATTGAAGATCATCAAAACACAATCTTTCACACGTTTAGAGTAAAACTTTGTCTGATGGTCTCCTGAAACACTAACCCAGTTTGCGGTTGCTGAGCCGTTTTTGCTCCACCTCACCACGGAGCGCTCGCACCCACTGCAGCTGGGCTTCCTGGTTGTGAGCATTCTCTCGAAGCTGCCGCAGATGCTCCTGTTCAGAcaactcctgctgctcctgcagcttcaggctcatgagctgctgctcctgcaacaGACATAAGTTCAGTCTGACAGACTGGACTCACAGGATGGTAGAAGGTCCACCTGTGTTCTCTTCACTGATGATAGTGCAGAAGGCCCTCTGGAGCACCTTGGAGGCCAGCAGGTGTTGCTGGCTgttgatctgctgctgctgccaggtggccagatcctgAAGGTCGCTCAGAGTGACATTGATTTGAGTTGTTGAAGCCTGAAACATACATATTGAATTagaactcactcactcactccatccatccatccatccatcatccagtgAGTGATCCAGAGTGATCCCCCTGTCGCTCACCCCGTTTTCCACAGATCTCTCCTCTGAAGAGTCCATTTGATTCCTCTTCATTATCATATCTGCAGCTCTGGATCTGCCAGGACCAGGAAGTGTCCGGTGCCGCAGGAGGTATCGAACCTCCCCCCTGTGCTGCCCCCACTGCTGCAGCACCTCCATCATGTGCTCCCTCTCTCCGACCATCCGTTCTGTTGGGTAGGAACAGGAGGAAGGGGAGCCATCAACTCTATATTTGGTCATATAGATGCAGCCATAAGTTAAAACCCTTTTCCTGGTCAGCCGAACCAAGGTCACCTGAGCTCTGCCACATCTCAGCCAGGTAACACTCCCCCTCTCCGGGCTCCTTGCAGAACTCGACTACATCTCTGCACAGTGTCTCTGGCATGATGGGAACTTCGCTGATGTTTTGGTCGTTGTTGCTGCGGTACACAGTTAGGAACATctgcaaatgaaacatttaaaagcctTAAAAATTGTTTTCATCAGTCACCCTGTTTTCATCAGGTAGTTGCATCCAGCAGGCGATCTGGATCTGCTGTCCAGAGCAGAGTCAACACTTACAACCCGCCCACAGCCCCACTGGGAGCCGGTAGGGGGAGGAGCCAGGAGTTTACATGCTCACAGCCCCAACGTCCTTACTTGCAGCTGAATCCAATTTACCCccctctatcccagtataaccagacatttaccctctctgtccaagTATGACCATTAATGTGTATTTATATATTCCAGTGTTTCCACGTGGAAACAAATATTTCTTTTAACTTCTAACATGGCTCCGTTTGAGTGTGATCAAGGTGTAAATCTATAGTTGGATTATTTCATTTATCAGGTCATCTGTAGATTTTGGTTACAACAGAAATATAACAGAtggataaagaaaataaatccttttAGGATTGggaaataagaaaataaagtaTATATTTAAGACTAAAAAATTATTAGTTCATAATTTGttaataattttaaaatattgGTAATTAAACATTTGTGTTAAATCGgcataaaataataatggaaaCAGTCTAAATCTGAATAAATCAACACTGCAGGTTGAACTTTGATTACAGTAGCGTGATAGCAGATTTGAATCGCCCCAAAACACAagcattctcacacacacacacgtctgaaaCATGTCAACAGTTTCCTTAGCAGCAGTGACGTCAGTGTTTCTGACCACAACGCTCCGCCAAcaccagcagccaatcaggggGCTCATCGATCAAACGGACTGATCAGGTGACTCACAAACGCCCTGCCCGAGTGGACGTCTGGAGCCATATGGACCACAGTACCACGTGACTCACTAATATTGGATtagcgcgcgcgcgcacacactcaaTTTTAACAAACATGCACCTGCTGTTCAGGAAAAGCAGGAGCTGGAATGTTGCATTGAACTCTTGTTGACACATTGTTCCACAAGATGCTACGTGCTAGTGTCCTCGCAAacaattttttaaaagaaacaaaattcGGCCAACCATAACAACAATCTCCTCAAAGATTCGGCTGAAAGTGCAAAGGATGATAGCACTAGCCAACATTAGCGCTGTTTTAAAGTGAACGAACATCAGAACGAATAACTGACTGGCAGCTTTCACACCATGTGATCAAACTCGATAATGGGTGAGGACTACTTTTTGCCTGTAGTTACCACACCAGCCTCAGCTGTTTGTGCAGTTTTTATAGCAACAGTTACTAGGCAGCAGCGCAGAGCCTGAAAAAGATGAAGTCAAATCAGGAAACAGCAAAAAGCCAAAACATGGTTCTTATTGGAAGCGTCAGATGTGAGTAAGCAGAAGTTCTGGCTTCCCCATTCTGCCCTTCATCACACTCCACCGTGAAGTCCAGTTAATCATCAATAATACTGGGAAGGGGCTCCCAGGTGGTCCAGTATGCTCCATTCTGTTTGGGACTCTCTCTGGCTCTCACACGCACATGCGCGTTCACACACACGGATAATAACTACACTTTAGATCAAAGAATTCACTTTAAACAAGCAAATATTTCAGATCTTTTGAATAATCCCAGAGTTCTGCCTTTTAAAATCGattttaacaacaaaaaaagatttatCTGAAATCTACACGCGTCTGCATGCACTAAACTGTACATGTCCAAATGCAAGACTGCATTGTTCGGGTCCGTCAGAATCGGACTGTAAACTCTCGGTTCCACCTGATTTAAACGGTCATTAATCAGGTCGGTTCGGATGAATCAACTTCTTGTACATGAACAAGCGGACGTGCTGCTCCACTCACC is a window from the Takifugu rubripes chromosome 17, fTakRub1.2, whole genome shotgun sequence genome containing:
- the LOC101064572 gene encoding apoptosis-stimulating of p53 protein 2-like isoform X1; protein product: MMPMFLTVYRSNNDQNISEVPIMPETLCRDVVEFCKEPGEGECYLAEMWQSSERMVGEREHMMEVLQQWGQHRGEVRYLLRHRTLPGPGRSRAADMIMKRNQMDSSEERSVENGASTTQINVTLSDLQDLATWQQQQINSQQHLLASKEQQLMSLKLQEQQELSEQEHLRQLRENAHNQEAQLQWVRALRGEVEQKRLSNRKLVEEIEQLSELFQQKQRELLLAVSRVEELSDQLEALKSNRLEVLPPHYYHHSTSTAELKRLYKELQLKTKGNQDHSNHLQQQRNSLNKRNLEVAAMDQRVAELRQRLWKKKAALQQKENQLVGSVEGAPQHSALSRVAAVGPYIQSIPTSCAQGPPVLDHMECPDSSSPTSATQDSSLKPPPRPVKPASGFITSKIGIQLEWGGLCVESGKGSAQASTLPRMSGLSRQCSGGNFFAILTGAGSPPTVPTQTKNLTENLLMDHQASTKRAVPAGKPKPLSLFRTAAFFMPTYSTGTFPGKVRPAGAQRRPPGLSCNSYTLPLPAKQENPPAAAVRPYTSDLSDPPPTTLQKPQTVATSSIYSMYTQQVAPEKVFQLSGHGTLPCSWPRVYGKPVFPVSGGQQPVDSSNVNSSSCVHDGMELDSSCLGAPETGGGTAECSTPRPLSPTKLLPFLSNPHRIPSDVDLEALRRRLHHAPRPLKKRSSITEPEGPAGPNIQKLLYQKTTLAAMETVPVQTWGNPQLVEDEKFSDGQPLDENQDDNVTLRPLPSRCPVTEPATCRALLPLLEDKEEEAGPPSPAHQEHLTEEFHPYPPTTYPCCAQSKQGADVIHLPPPEVTEQVQVPLGKKSILWQSSSDPQDRSMRVKFNPLVLLLDASLEGEYELVQRVIYDVEDPSTANDEGITALHNAVCAGHTEIVKFLVQFGVNANAADSDGWTPLHCAASCNNVQLCKFLVESGTAVFATTYSDMQTAADKCEEMEDGYAQCSQFLSGVQEKMGVVNHGVVYALWDYEPQNDDELGFSEGDCLTVLSREDEVEKEWWWARCGDNEGYIPRNLLGLYLRIKPRQRSLA
- the LOC101064572 gene encoding apoptosis-stimulating of p53 protein 2-like isoform X2, with protein sequence MMPMFLTVYRSNNDQNISEVPIMPETLCRDVVEFCKEPGEGECYLAEMWQSSERMVGEREHMMEVLQQWGQHRGEVRYLLRHRTLPGPGRSRAADMIMKRNQMDSSEERSVENGASTTQINVTLSDLQDLATWQQQQINSQQHLLASKEQQLMSLKLQEQQELSEQEHLRQLRENAHNQEAQLQWVRALRGEVEQKRLSNRKLVEEIEQLSELFQQKQRELLLAVSRVEELSDQLEALKSNRLEVLPPHYYHHSTSTAELKRLYKELQLKTKGNQDHSNHLQQQRNSLNKRNLEVAAMDQRVAELRQRLWKKKAALQQKENQLVGSVEGAPQHSALSRVAAVGPYIQSIPTSCAQGPPVLDHMECPDSSSPTSATQDSSLKPPPRPVKPASGFITSKIGIQLEWGGLCVESGKGSAQASTLPRMSGLSRQCSGGNFFAILTGAGSPPTVPTQTKNLTENLLMDHQASTKRAVPAGKPKPLSLFRTAAFFMPTYSTGTFPGKENPPAAAVRPYTSDLSDPPPTTLQKPQTVATSSIYSMYTQQVAPEKVFQLSGHGTLPCSWPRVYGKPVFPVSGGQQPVDSSNVNSSSCVHDGMELDSSCLGAPETGGGTAECSTPRPLSPTKLLPFLSNPHRIPSDVDLEALRRRLHHAPRPLKKRSSITEPEGPAGPNIQKLLYQKTTLAAMETVPVQTWGNPQLVEDEKFSDGQPLDENQDDNVTLRPLPSRCPVTEPATCRALLPLLEDKEEEAGPPSPAHQEHLTEEFHPYPPTTYPCCAQSKQGADVIHLPPPEVTEQVQVPLGKKSILWQSSSDPQDRSMRVKFNPLVLLLDASLEGEYELVQRVIYDVEDPSTANDEGITALHNAVCAGHTEIVKFLVQFGVNANAADSDGWTPLHCAASCNNVQLCKFLVESGTAVFATTYSDMQTAADKCEEMEDGYAQCSQFLSGVQEKMGVVNHGVVYALWDYEPQNDDELGFSEGDCLTVLSREDEVEKEWWWARCGDNEGYIPRNLLGLYLRIKPRQRSLA
- the LOC101064572 gene encoding apoptosis-stimulating of p53 protein 2-like isoform X3 → MSLKLQEQQELSEQEHLRQLRENAHNQEAQLQWVRALRGEVEQKRLSNRKLVEEIEQLSELFQQKQRELLLAVSRVEELSDQLEALKSNRLEVLPPHYYHHSTSTAELKRLYKELQLKTKGNQDHSNHLQQQRNSLNKRNLEVAAMDQRVAELRQRLWKKKAALQQKENQLVGSVEGAPQHSALSRVAAVGPYIQSIPTSCAQGPPVLDHMECPDSSSPTSATQDSSLKPPPRPVKPASGFITSKIGIQLEWGGLCVESGKGSAQASTLPRMSGLSRQCSGGNFFAILTGAGSPPTVPTQTKNLTENLLMDHQASTKRAVPAGKPKPLSLFRTAAFFMPTYSTGTFPGKVRPAGAQRRPPGLSCNSYTLPLPAKQENPPAAAVRPYTSDLSDPPPTTLQKPQTVATSSIYSMYTQQVAPEKVFQLSGHGTLPCSWPRVYGKPVFPVSGGQQPVDSSNVNSSSCVHDGMELDSSCLGAPETGGGTAECSTPRPLSPTKLLPFLSNPHRIPSDVDLEALRRRLHHAPRPLKKRSSITEPEGPAGPNIQKLLYQKTTLAAMETVPVQTWGNPQLVEDEKFSDGQPLDENQDDNVTLRPLPSRCPVTEPATCRALLPLLEDKEEEAGPPSPAHQEHLTEEFHPYPPTTYPCCAQSKQGADVIHLPPPEVTEQVQVPLGKKSILWQSSSDPQDRSMRVKFNPLVLLLDASLEGEYELVQRVIYDVEDPSTANDEGITALHNAVCAGHTEIVKFLVQFGVNANAADSDGWTPLHCAASCNNVQLCKFLVESGTAVFATTYSDMQTAADKCEEMEDGYAQCSQFLSGVQEKMGVVNHGVVYALWDYEPQNDDELGFSEGDCLTVLSREDEVEKEWWWARCGDNEGYIPRNLLGLYLRIKPRQRSLA